In one Steroidobacteraceae bacterium genomic region, the following are encoded:
- a CDS encoding SDR family oxidoreductase gives MPIIHRQAFLNSTFLSILLLATAMGAGSRTYAAEAHTVLITGSSRGIGLELARQYAERGWRVLASARHPSDSSSLQDLASAHKNVDLVELDVTDHAAIDELATRLKSVPIDLLIHNAGIAGDMGGQRFGQFDYDSFRKTLEVNTIGPLKLTEALAGNLSAAGDAKVVLLGTSEASFARIDAARLYWYRASKAAAHMLMRNLAFELAPRHIAVAVVNPGPVDTDMMKGVHMPLQPPAEAVSKVIAIIDTVDLEHSGRFWNYSGGEVPW, from the coding sequence ATGCCCATCATCCACCGGCAAGCATTCTTGAACTCCACCTTTCTGTCGATTCTGCTTCTCGCAACTGCAATGGGGGCCGGATCACGAACCTACGCCGCCGAAGCACACACCGTGCTGATCACCGGTTCGAGTCGCGGCATCGGGCTCGAACTTGCAAGGCAGTATGCCGAGCGCGGCTGGCGCGTGCTTGCAAGTGCGCGTCATCCGTCCGACTCGAGCAGCCTGCAGGACCTGGCGTCGGCGCACAAGAACGTGGATCTCGTCGAGCTCGACGTTACGGACCACGCAGCCATCGATGAGCTGGCAACCCGGCTCAAGTCCGTGCCCATCGACTTGCTGATCCACAATGCCGGGATAGCGGGCGACATGGGGGGACAGCGTTTCGGGCAGTTCGACTATGACTCGTTTCGAAAGACCCTGGAAGTCAATACCATCGGCCCGCTGAAACTCACCGAGGCACTTGCCGGGAATCTCAGCGCTGCGGGCGACGCGAAAGTCGTGTTGCTCGGCACCAGCGAAGCATCCTTTGCACGCATCGACGCTGCCCGGCTTTACTGGTATCGGGCCAGCAAGGCAGCAGCCCACATGCTGATGCGAAATCTCGCTTTCGAACTTGCGCCGCGTCACATCGCAGTCGCCGTCGTCAATCCGGGCCCTGTCGATACGGACATGATGAAAGGCGTGCATATGCCGCTGCAACCGCCTGCCGAAGCTGTATCCAAGGTGATTGCGATCATCGACACCGTTGATCTCGAACACAGCGGCCGGTTCTGGAATTACAGCGGCGGCGAGGTGCCGTGGTAA
- a CDS encoding VOC family protein codes for MIVRKLDHVNIAATDAEKTLGFYASVLGLKARPFPGRSTLDGGGWLQSANGDAVVHVADRNKASAPMLRGPLFDSGSSGAVHHVAFECADYEAALARIKATGLEFVENRVEAAGLRQIFIVDPDRILLELNFRD; via the coding sequence TTGATCGTCCGCAAGCTCGACCACGTCAACATCGCCGCAACCGATGCCGAGAAGACCCTCGGTTTCTACGCGAGCGTGCTCGGTCTAAAGGCGCGGCCCTTTCCGGGCCGATCGACTCTGGACGGGGGCGGCTGGCTTCAGTCCGCCAATGGCGATGCCGTTGTGCATGTGGCCGATCGGAACAAGGCGTCGGCGCCGATGCTGCGCGGTCCGCTATTCGATAGCGGGTCGAGTGGGGCAGTTCATCACGTTGCATTCGAGTGCGCGGACTACGAGGCAGCACTTGCGCGCATCAAGGCGACGGGTCTCGAGTTCGTCGAGAACCGGGTCGAGGCAGCTGGACTGCGGCAGATTTTCATCGTCGATCCGGATCGGATTCTTCTGGAACTCAATTTTCGCGACTGA